In one window of Deltaproteobacteria bacterium DNA:
- a CDS encoding PEP-CTERM sorting domain-containing protein, which yields MSVTFDHPEGTAKSGYAGEFSVSLYDDTLGWGDLQSAFCVDLDSYISQATYDIASMLQPVQAGIAWLMDTYSSPSLTTVANAALQSAIWKVLYGDDFDLTGPLEVENLYNDYLYALENATLDTGYLLSNYSVINIDGHQNLLVHNSSSAPVPEPATMILLGAGLLGLAGAGRKKIRQHA from the coding sequence ATGTCGGTAACATTTGATCATCCCGAAGGAACGGCGAAGAGCGGTTATGCAGGTGAATTCTCAGTATCCCTGTATGACGATACCCTCGGATGGGGAGATCTCCAGTCCGCGTTCTGCGTGGACCTGGATTCATATATTTCTCAGGCTACCTATGATATTGCAAGCATGCTGCAGCCGGTGCAGGCGGGAATCGCCTGGCTTATGGATACCTATTCTTCTCCATCGTTAACAACGGTTGCAAATGCGGCCCTGCAAAGCGCCATCTGGAAAGTGCTCTACGGAGATGATTTCGATCTCACCGGACCGTTGGAGGTTGAAAATTTATATAATGATTACCTTTACGCCCTGGAGAACGCGACACTCGACACAGGCTACCTCCTGAGCAACTATTCCGTTATAAACATCGACGGGCATCAGAATCTTCTCGTTCACAATTCATCGTCCGCTCCTGTTCCTGAGCCTGCCACAATGATTCTTTTGGGCGCCGGGCTGCTTGGACTCGCGGGCGCCGGCAGAAAAAAGATACGGCAGCACGCTTGA